The DNA region ATCCCTTCCAGATCCGAGGCACAGTTCGTTTCAGCAATATGCGCTACATAAAGCCGGAGCCGTACTATGAAGTAATCGAGCAGCAAACCCACTCACTTACAGCCTCTGAACCAAAGCCCAAAAATCAGACATACTAACCATCTACCATTTGCAGGGGCTTCCTCCATTTAATGTCAGCGGCAGCCCTTTCAATGTGGTACCCATTCACAACTACCCGGAGCTTATGAAGGACACCTGCGCCCTGATCAACGCCGAGTGGCCGCGATCAGAAACGGCACGCATGCGCTCCCTGGAGGCCTCCTGTGACAGCCTGCCCTGCAGCCTGGTGCTGACCACAGAGGGAATGTGCCGCGTGATCGCTCACCTCAAGCTCAGCCCGATCAACTCCAAGAAGAAGGCTTGCTTCGTGGAGTCCGTGGTGGTGGACAAGCGGCATCGCGGTCAGGGATTTGGCAAGCTGATCATGAAGTTTGCCGAGGACTATTGCCGCGTGGTGCTAGACCTCAAGACCATCTATCTGTCTACCATCGACCAGGATGGGTTCTACGAGCGCATCGGTTACGAGTACTGCGCACCCATCACAATGTACGGGCCGCGTCACTGCGAGCTGCCCAGTttgcaaaatgccaaaaagaaaTACATGAAGAAGGTCTTATAGACTTCAACGCCAGCAGTAGTGGGCTTGGCTAAATTGGGCCAGCCCGATCAGACAGTGGCAGTGAACTAGTCAAATTGGCAAACGCTTGAAATTCTTTACGGGTTTTACCTGCCAGCAGCTGCTCCGAGCCATAACCTGTGGATGCCAGGCAGTCTGCCAAGTGTATGTGTGATTGCCTCCTTAGCTCTGGCAAATTGCGAAGCGGCTAAAGCTTTTGATTCCATTACACCGATAAGCCAACccattcaccattcaccaAGCGCTTGTgttgatttttaaatattactttccgcatgtattttttaaactttttggTTCTTTTTGTATGACAAAAGTGGCCGGGCTGTTCGGTACATCTATAAGGCTAATGTTAACCTAATCCATACTGTTTagcaattataatttattatagtTTTGCTCAAGTGTGTGCATAATTGCTCCTAGACGGAAAATCTACCTGCCTGCAATGATGATTATGCATATGATTATGATAATAAGAAGCTCAAGTATCTTCCAACGAAACATAGCAAATAGACATATCGAGCCTTAGCATTAAGCACTCAACCAAGGGCAATAACTTCCAATAAAACGTGTAGCAATTTAAGTTACCATCATTCTTGTTCCTGGGCGGAAGTGGCGACAACGGAAACGCGCGTCTGGCAGCATGAGCGATGCACTGCATCCATTTGGCCGCACATGACAAGTTCAAGTTCACGGCGGCGACGACTATAGATTGATGTTATTTTTGCGCAGCCAAATTTGACGGGGGCTCGGTGCCCAAATGGTTAATGCCCGCCCAGCAAACGTAATGCTTTGTTACAGAAATAACCCGCAGTGATGTAAGGCACACAGAGATCTCTCTCCGCTGCCAAATATCTCTCTCTGTATGGGACCATGCATCCGTTGACTATGACTTGGGTGTGACGCCTCTCGCGCCTCTCCGACAGCGGAAGCTGTTGATCGCTGCTGGCTTGCCCGGGGGTACGGTGATCTCTTATGgttacacattttttaaatacctGCCCGGCGTTTGGTGCGACAGGTGCTAATGTGGCGACATTCCGATTGGTCGCGCCAAAGCGATTCCGCACGTAATTGCTATTAAATTCGGATCTTCTAAAATGGAAAGTTTATTGTGCGCTCACAGTACATACGCCCGCATCCGTATGTATACATTTGGCGAATTATGGAGGACTACGACAGGaatatcaaattaaatttgtacgTCTTCAATGATCAGCTGCAATTGGTCACAATCCCATTGGATAATGGATGGTTCTAGGCACTTTTGGGGCTTTTGCCAATGCCGCAAACCTTGCGGTAGTGCTCCGGATGCTCCAGGCTGTCGATAATAAACTTTCCCAGGTCGTATTTGGAAACCAGACGTCCGGGGGCCTCGTCGTGCAGGACGGTATAGGCGGTCGCCGGCTCATCTGCGATGTGCGGCGGCAGAATGGCAATCCAGTCCAGGTCGCTGGCCTTGGTCAGGTCCAGCATGCGTTTGTGCTCCTCGTTCAGGCGATGGAACACAGCGGGTACCTCGTTGAGCGGACGCAGCAGAAACGAGGACATGACAATGGAGAATTTAGTCAGCTTGGCCTCTTTCATGGCCTTGATGAGGTTCTCAGTACCGCGGGATAGCTCCGTGGTGGCCTCCAGCTTGTTGCGGGTGCCCAGAATCACGGCCACCGCCTCAACGCCCTCGATGACGCGCTGTACATCCTCGTAGTTGGTCACATCTCCCTTAACCAGTTCAACTTTCGATTTGAATCGTTCTGGAACTGTCTTTTCGCTGCGATATAGCAGTTTCACCGACAGACCTGCAACGAAGAATACGGTTTAACTGCCGGTTTCCGGGTCTTTTGGTGTCACTTACCCTTCAGCAGGGCGTGATCGACGGCACACTCGCCGGTCATGCCGGTTCCTCCAATAATAGCAATGCGTTGCATAATTTGGCTGATTCTTTAATTCGCGACGATTTAAATGCGTTTAGTCCAGTAGTTGGCAAAGTGCAGTTTCACCTGTGATCCAGGCGCAACTTATCTATCAAAGTTCCAATTCGCAAGTGATTCCAGCGATTGCTCGCATTCTCACCTCACCCGTAACAATAAATATACAGTGCTCTTTCTATATAGTGAACCCTCAATTTTATGAAGCTTTTGTAGTAGCTAACAAGATATTTAAAATTTGCagtatttttattaaactacGCTTTAGTGTTGTAAaaagtttatgtttttttgaCTTGCTGCAGATAATCTTATTTTGGTTATTGTTCACTGCTTCTAGTTAGCACCGTACttgcagaaaaaaataaaaaaattgtatatagaTTACTGTTAGGCATAATGATAAGTACTATCATATGTGGCgataacaattttatttacaaacgCTAATGGTCATTTGTCATGGTggttaatattaaattataaatatatttgcgaaaattaaaattagGGCTGTGTTTCTCAGTCTGGCAGCCCTGCCGCTTGGTTCAGTGTTGTAATGTGCGGCGCAGTTGAAAGTTAAACCGCCAAGTCGTTACGCCTGCGATTCCGATTCCTCGGAATACGGATTATCTGCTGGATTCTTGACCCGTCTTAGTGTTATTCCCAGCTTCAGTTCACTGAGGAAGTCGGTGGTCACCGGCTTACGTTCCGGACGCGGCTTGATGCCACTTATGGTGGCCGCCTTCTGATCCACTTTCTGCAAGAATCGGAGTAGGATTAGATTACCAATTTGAATGGTGGGCTATTTATAATACCTTCAGTGTAACTCCCTGTCGAATGCTCTCCAAGAACGCATCCCTCGGGTCTCCGCCGGAAGAGGCGACAGGAACAGCCTTGGGCTGTGACTTCTGCATTGGAGGAGGTGGTGGAACGCCGGCCATGCCACTTGGTGGAGGCGCCGGTGGAGGGGGAGCACCTCCCGCTCCTAAAACTGGCATtggaggcggtggtggtggaacACCTGCGGATGCCggtggaggcggtggtggtggaacACCTGCGAGTGCCGCTTGTGGCGGCGGAGGTGGAACTGGTACCGGAGCACTATTAATCTTTGTTTTCTGCGCTGGCAGTGGTGTCATGTAGGCAGCCGAAGATCTAGAAGTCGGCTTGGCTGGAGGAGCTGGCGGAGTCGGCTTGGCCACAAAAGCATACTGCACCGGAGACACAGCATACGGCGATCCGTTGGAAATCGTCGAGTTAGTATTGGGCAATATAGTTGGCTTTGGAGGCGCTGGTGGTGCGACGCGCATTGAGCCCACTTTCCGTTGCGGTGATATGGTGGCGTAAGTTTCATTGGCAACCTTTGGCGCTGCGGAGGGTCTCACCTGACGAATGTCAATGGCCGCTGGATATCCATGTGTGTTCTTCGCCATTACCGCCGACGGAGGTGGCGGAACCATAGGTTTGATACTCTGCTGGGGCTGCACTTGGACGGGTATCACAGTTCCGACCTCTGTCGGTCTAACATGAGTTGGTGCAGCCGGTGTGGGAGCAGGTAAGTCCATATCAGAGATATCCACAAACCGCGATGTCAGCGAGGCGTAGTTGGAGTAGATTGGTTCCTCCATTGGCCTCGAAACATTGGCTATTGGGTGTGGAGGTGGTGACGCCGGAGGAGTAATCTGGTTATTGGTGGAAATAGTGGCATAGAGCAGCGGCCTGTCCTGATCTTGAACCTTTGGCTGGGCCTGATGATCACTTTTTGGTGGCTTTAAAGGCAAAACGATATATTAACAGATTTCGCTTTATTTCAAGACCTACCATCCAAGTAAAATTGGAGTGAATGATCTTCTTGATCACTTCTTGGCGTCGCATGTCGCTGATGTCCGCCTCGGTAATGCCACGCTCCATCATGTACTTCCTCAGCACCTTGTCGTTGGAATCGGCATTAAGGTCGAAGGCGTTTCGCGTGCGATCTCGCGTCACATCGCCGGAGACGTGCTGGAAGTTGATTGGTCCGCTGATCTCGTACTTGGAGCCCTTGTTGCTGACCAAGACACTGGTGGCGAAGCTGGGGCCCGCCAAGGCCACCGAGGGCGGAGCGCCCACATACCTGTCCAGGCTGttcgaggaggaggagctctTCATCCCGTCTAGACTGGCGTTTATGCTCACGTTGTCGGCGTAGTGACGTGGTGGACGAACTGCGGGCGGTGGATGTGCAAAGACGTCGCTGCTCACTTGCATAGAAGGCGGCTGGAATGAAAAGAAACGGCTGCGTTCAGGACAACTGTAGACAACATCAAAGGCTCTTTTGGCTGATAAAGCTGGCAAGATGGGACGCTGCGGGACATTACCACCCAGTAACCGGGTGCCTTAGCGCTTCTTATTATGTCATAGACATATGCGCGTCGCATAATAGCCGGCAGGCGGTCGAGATCATCGGATAAATTGGCCTTGCGCAGGTACAACTGGAGCATTTCGTCGGTACCCTGGCCCCGCAGATCAAATGTCTTGCGGAAGTCAATTGCATTGCCCTCCAGTTGGCGAAACTCCACGGGCTCGGAGATGTAGGCGTATGAGTAATCCTCCATCGAACTGTAAAAACGGATACGTAGTTGGTAGCTGCGTTAGTACGGCTGCAAAGGAGGTGCCGCCCACTGGCTTTGTCTTGGATCTCTCCCCGTAGCCGACGTGCGTCCACTGTGCCCTGCGGCATTATCTAGTAGCCAATTTGCCGATAAGAGCTGTTAGCGCAACTTGGGCTTTTATCAATTTCGGATTCGGATCGCGGTTGGGCCTTCACGGAGGTGACTCATCGACGGTCCCAGTCACCAATCTAACAGGGTAATAATAATCGAAAGCCCGTCGAAATGAGATGGTGGTCTAGAACGGCAGCAGGCAGCGGCGATGAGCAAGGATCAATTACCGTGTACACCAGGATTCTGCAAATGCTGAACCGGATCGGCTCGGATGGGTCGGGATCGGCAGGTGTTCGAACGGCACGGAGAACCTGGTGGGACTGATTAACGGTGGCGGTATGCCCTGTTAGGCACTGCGTTTACTCATTTACTCATTTCGCGAAGCGTCTTATCTGAAACCGAAGCAGCGAATGCAGATAACTGGCGGCCAGTAATCACCTGGGCCAACTACgccgactccgactccgacaGCCTGAGCCAAaggaaaacataaacaaatggcGTTAACTACATTTCGTTCATTTCGAAGGTGGTCTACTATATGCGCCTTGGCTGTCAGAAGTCTGCATGTTGGGTAAGTCCAAAATTAGAGAGTTTGCTAATGACTAATGTGCGCTAAAAGCGGAAACGTCTTCATAAATCGTTTTTATCGCAATCTAATAGACAAAAAGAACCTAGcagataaataataaatcattccATTTCATAAAGTTTATGTTATGAAATgtaactttatttatttataacatttagCTTTTAAGTTTGGTCTTAGGTTGTTTAGATTATAAGAAGTTATAAGAACTAAATAGGATTTGTTGCCTTATAGAACATCTAAATAGTTCCAGATTTGTTAGGAACCCTACAGAGTTGTCCGTTGGCATGGAGTTTACTGTCAGTTAAGCCAACTTTCTTTCCACCGACGGAGAAAGCAAATCCCATTTCCCTACTCATCAGCAGTCCAAACGTTTCGTAAAATTTTTCGAAAAATTATTCCTGCGATAGgaacatttcaattttctaATCGTTTCGAATTTGGCCAACTCCCGTTTGCAACCTGAGTTTTGAAAACTTTGAAACGCTTTTAGGATTTTAAACTGGACTAACCAACCAGCCATGAAGGTCAATGTTTCGGGTGAGTATACGCTGGCTGAGATCGAAGTCGAGCTGGACTCGCAGTTGACGCCGGACGACCTGGAACCCGGAGCCACAGTGCTGGCCACCAACGAGAGTACTGGCGGCTTGGAGCGGATTGTCAGCCATGAGGAGCTGTCCAGATTCTTCGCCGTGGCGCCAGCGAGCGCCATCCCAATGCCCACGGATGTTGTAGTGGAGCGGACACTGGCGGATCCCGCGTTCAAGCAAATCTTGCAGGAGGCCGATGGCAAGAAAGATTTTGATCCAAAGGCGGAGCAAATGAAGATACGCGACTTTTTGGCCGGGGTCACCAGCAGCAAGATGACCACTGAGCAATCGGTCTTCCATGGTATCCGAATAGATTCACTTTAACGGATAAGATTTATAGTAATAGAgtattactttttattttatttaggaTCTCGTTTCAATTCTTCTGCGGCCACTGGCAGCCGTATGAAGTGTCCGCAATGTTTGGTCCATTTCGAGGCTGCGGTCTTTCAAAATCATTCCTGTGAAGGCAAGCCGGTTGAGGTGGCGGCGCCACAGCAGGAGAAGCCCCCTCTTGTCCCAACTGTTGTTGCTCCTCCGGCTCCGCCAAGCAAACCGGGTAGCGAACGAGTGATCCTCGAAAACCAAGTGCGTCTGCGCCGTTACATCAAAGATGAGATGAAGTACGATCTGGCCACAGGCATCGATAGCTCGCGCAGCAAGAATACAGCCAAGGGTCCCAACGAGTGCACCATGTGCGACCGCAAGTTTGTCCACGCCTCTGGGTTGGTGCGACACATGGAGAAGCATGCCCTGGACTTGATCCCTTCTCAGACCAACGAGCAACCCCATACTATACCGGCTGCCGGACTTTATGTGGTGGTGAAGTGCAATGCCTGTGGCCGCATCTTTTATGATCCGCAAGTGGCCTTTAAGCACGGTTTTATTCACGATTCGGAAGATCCAACGTTGAGCAAAACTCCAAAGAGCCAAATACCCTACGATAAAGCAGATTTCAatgagctgctgctggaagGCGAGATGCTGATAGCCAGCGAAGCCCCTTTTGCCGCATGCCAGCTAAACACCAACCGGTCGGAGAAGGAGATGTTCACCAGCCTGATCTTGGGTAGCGTTTTGCAGTGCGAGTTCTGCGAGTACATTTTCGCTGACATAGCCGAGCTGCTTGTCCATTCGGCCTCCCATGTGGCGGAGCGGCGCTTTGAGTGCACCGCCTGCGACATTCAGATGAGCACGGCCAAGGAAGCCAGCATCCACTTCCAGACGGACTGTGTATTCATGCGCGAGGCAATCAGATCGCTAAACGTCACGCTTAGCCGCTACTTTGTGTGCAATGTGTGCGAGCTCAAGTTTGCCAACACGGACCTGCTCCAGGAGCATCGGTAAGCTGATAGTTAGCTAGTGAAGTATGAAGGATGCGATTACTCTCTGTACTAGGTATACCTCGTATCACTACTTCCCTCGCCTCTGCGAGAATGGCaagaagctgctgctgccctgTGAGTTCTGCGACGTCAACTTTGAGTTCGCCCACGAGATTCTGGCGCACAACGAGGAGAAGCACCTCAATAAAAAGAAGCGCGAGAAGGAGACGCGCAACACGGGCGCCGGCCGAATGCGTCAGTATCTGTGCGACATCTGTGGCAAGTCGTACACCCAGTCGAGCCATCTGTGGCAGCATTTACGCTTTCACCAGGGTAAGTTATACAGTATTACATATAGGATCTGATTGTAATTGCTCCTTATCAGGTGTAAAGCCCTTCGTTTGCCAGGAGGAGAACTGCGATCGAAAGTTCACCATTCGCCCAGACCTAAACGACCACATTCGCAAATGCCACACAGGCGAACGTCCATATCTGTGTCTAGTGTGTGGAAAGCGCTTTCTCACCGGATCCGTCTTCTATCAGCACCGGCTTATCCATCGAGGCGAGCGGCGATATGAGTGCGAGGAGTGCGGTAAGCGTTTCTACCGCGCGGATGCACTCAAGAACCACCAACGCATTCATACCGGAGAGAAGCCGTACAGCTGCCTCTTCTGCACCAAGACCTTCCGTCAGCGCGGCGACCGCGACAAGCACATCCGAGCGCGACACTCCCACTTGGATGCAAACTCGCGTCTCATGATGCAGATGCAAAAGTTCCAACTGGAATCGGCCGCTGCTCAGAAGGCACAAAATCATAATCCCGAGCAGCAGAATACTGATTTTGCTGATGGTGCGAGCTCCTCGGATGTGCCCACTTGCTCGGGATTCATGCCGACAGAGCCTGGCGACACGGAGATGCAGTATAACATTATGCCGGAGCAGCAGGGGGAAATGATGTGTGTGCCAATCGACGAAGTAAACAACAGTTTCTTTATGTCGCACTACATGCAAGCTGTTCCCATGGAGGAGGATGGTTCGGGACAGCATATTATCGTCTTCGAGGAGCCAGTCCAGGATATGGAAATGATGACTATTTTCGATCCACAGCAGGTGGGCGAGCCAATACAGGAGCGCGGCGCGCCCATGTTGCAGGCTGAGGAAAATGCTAGGGTGGTGGTTGTCAAGAACAATCCAACTCAGCCGATCTTTTCGGATACCTATAtgtaaaaatcaaattcaaatttaaataaaccgGCAAAATAGAAAAGCTGCCAGAATGACCACTTATCGTGTGGGCCTTTAAAACAGCGTTGCCATTTAGTCTCTCAACCAGCGGTGCTAGGCACTCGATAATCGCTTCGATCAATCGCCGAAAATATCGATACTGCCACCCCCAGGTCTGTGTGCCATCGCTAGTTCCTTTTCTTTTCGAATTTCTCGTGGAAAACGCCAACATGGGTTTCGCTACTCTCTGGTACTCGCATCCCCGCAAATATGGCCAAGGCTCCCGATGCTGGTAAGAATTGTGTTGCCCGTTGCCTGGCGCACCTTTTGGTGTagaatttgtttaaatgcTTGCCCCGTATACCCGTATTTTGCACGATTTTTGCTTGTTTGTAGAAAGTGAGGTTATTCCCGACCCGCTTTTTTTAACGCATGGCGTCTTTCAATTTGTATTGCTTGTATTGTCAATTAATTAATGTTCCAAATGGCTTTTGCCCCCGGTTGAGTACGGAAATACGTGTTTAAACATCTAGAACAGTTTCCTTAATTAAGGGTGGCCAAAGTAAGAGCTGCGCGAGGCATACGGAGCCAGTTCCGAATGGATTTGGTTCAGCTGAGTGCAGCGACAGCTTTGCTTTAATGAAAACTGTGCCATGCTCTGGAGATTCTTTGATGGAACTGATGTAATCATAATATACCATCTCATTCTAGCCGTGCCTGCTCTAACCGCCACGGTCTGATCCGCAAGTACGGCCTGAACATCTGCCGTCAGTGCTTCAGGGAGTACGCCAACGACATTGGCTTCAAGAAGGTGAGTCTTCCATCAGCAGTCCGCCATTAACTGATTTACTAATAACCTTCGAATTTCAGCTGGACTAAATGTCCTCTTCGCCTTTTGGCACGCGTTAATCGCGTCTCAAAGCAACACCATTCGGCATATTAATGTAATGAGTCGCCGGTTCTTGGGGACTCAGTATATTAGTatgccagcagcaacaagcagcagcagcaacaacaataatcaTTTGGGGATTTAAGCAAGGACAAAGCAAGCACATTGAAGCATGGATTCCAAAGTAATCTCTAAGCAAGTAACCAGAATGGCCAACAACACCACAGAATTCCAACAGTTACCACCTTCCGCGAAGGATCTTTGTTACAACACTAGTTTGTTTAAATCTCCGTCTGATTAAACCCATAACAAGAAACGTATTTAATTGTGTCATAATTTGAGCCCGAATCTAGCGGGCATATGTTTGTGTCGTAATTCGAGCAATTATCTTAGTGGGCATCCTCGCATTTGTGTGGATGGATGCCGGAAAAGTGTGCATTTCcttgtttttaaaatgcaGTGCGATCAGTCACCTAGTCTGTGTCACCTAATAACACATTAGGCCGCTACCAAAACAATAGCAACCGGTTTGCAACGATGGAGACCGGGTCATCTCATCCCCAAACTTCGTCGCTCTTAGCATTCAAAACTTCATTGTTGTGTTTCGCCAGTTGCATAAAGGCTTTTGATGCCAAGCGGTCTTTAATGTGATATGCAAAACTGGAGGGCCAATGACCGCATTTTATATGCCATTTGTAGAAAATGTTTGCCCCTATCGCCAGTTCTTGAAGTAATAAATAGCAAACGCTTACCGCTCATACTCGAATTCAAAAGAGGGTTTTAAGCACATGTACAAAATACAGAATGAGATTATAAATTATTACTCATGCATAGCAAAACAGTATATCTTACAAAATGACTACAGCTtggtttttcttatttttaataaactaaaatgATTCATAATaagttattttatatattacatatatacaagtGGAAAAGTCTTggataaatattttcttcgaGTGAGTAAAGCTCTATCAAACTAGCAATCTGCTTGTCGACAACGCAACGATGGTGCACAATAAACCAAAGTGCATGATCTGTGTATAAGCCAGCATGATTCCCACGCAAATGTGTCAGTCATGAACGTTTATTCGCCTCCTTAATTGATGGTGTCCTTTTCGAAAGCCGGAAGCAATCTCCTGGCTGTTGGCCTGCATTTCCTCATTTCTACGACAGTGGGTTAGTGGTATGGTATCCACACCGCGGCCCAGTGCAATGGTAGCCCATTATTCCGAGAGCCGGGCCAGAGTGAAAACCAGTTTGGGGCGCTAAAGAGCGGGTCAGCCCCCGCTTAAGCTCTCTtagctgtttctgttttgtcTGCTGGCTCCGCTGCCGAAATTCGAGGTAGCAATTTTGCACATTCGCCAATTGGGCTTGGGAGTCTGAAGCGGTCGCTTGGTGTCTGAACAACGTAGTCGCGCTTGCCCAACCCAGTATCACCTGAATTCCATGCAAAGATGAGTGATTaaaagtgagtgagtgtgtgccACAAACTGCAGTGACTCCAACGGAAAGGTCAGTGGCTCAGTGAGCATCTAAGTGATCCTCAGTCGCAATGAGATTGATCTGGCTGCAGCTCCTGGCTGCTGGGGGAGCTCTCTACCTGGCAATCGGTTGTGCAACGGCCGCCAAGGCATCCACAAGCCGCGGAGTTGCACAATACAAGCTCCCACTCCCTGCTCCATTGCCAGACCACGAGTCTGTGGCCACGAATTCAGGCGCGGATCAGGCTATGCGGCAGCCGCAACAGGGAACATCCAACCAACGGAGGCGCACTCAGGTCGTCCGGCGACGTAGGCCCTCCTCTACAACAACCTCAACAACGTCATCCACCTCCACCACAACGACAACCACATCAACAACcacaacgacgacgacaacaagTGAGTGTCCAGTGAACTATAGTGATCCAAACATAAACTAGACATGCTATAGTTATATTGGCTATATGGCTGCGATCTTAGATCGCTGCAACTTGTTCGAAAAGCCATGCAAACTGGTCGAAGATGCTGGCACTGACctagctttttgttttcggccATAAAGATTGAAAGTGGTAATGCGAACGCAGCCACTAAAGTGACAAAGAAGTTGTCTGGGAAAAGGTCATCTAGAGTCCATCGATAGATGGAATACCCTTTGTATAGCTACGTATATACAACATAGAGTTAATGTAAGAATGTTTTTGATTTGGAAATCTAGAAAATCAACGTACATAATCCCACCATTAGAGCTAAGCAGTTAGAGAGATCTAAGATCACTTGGCCATTCAGCCAGTTGGACAATCAGAAAGAAATCGAAGATTAATTGCAAAAATGCAGATAAATAGTTTTGCCTTGGATTCGCAGTTTCATTATTCTGACCGCAATGGTGTATTCAAATTGTGAATAAAACCAGATATACCCGTTTGGAATTCGTTAACGTAGTTAACCATAGGTGCATGGGTTAGGTGTAGAGCGTTAATAACTGGAGCACCGGAGCTTTCGAATCGGCTTCGGCTGCACCAGGAGACCTTGGCTAAGTTCGAACTGGAGAGACGGACGCAAGGCCACGAGTTATTGGGGCCTAGGCCTTTGGTAATTTGCATGATCATGATCACTCGGCTAAAGAATTCCCCCCTTTTTTGACCTGGGAGGGTCTAATTGAATTAAAGGTGCTTCTCCATTAGCTGCTTTTATGAGCTGGAAATTTAAAGTGCGTACCATCATTTGGCTCTCGAGAAGATCTCGTTAAGCCGCGGGTAATGATCTGGTGAGCATGGCAGTTTTAGCGGGTGATTCACTTGCGTCCACTTGCTGTTGCAAGCAGCCAAGTACATAATTGCGTTGGGAATGGGTCTATGCCTATGGAGTGGGTGGGAATCGTTGGCCAACAGGCTGCGCTCCACCGGCAATTGTTGATCCATTGTTGGCCTGGCTGAATAATGAAACAGAAGTacacaaaaaaagcaaaataaaaggCTGTTTATGAGCGGCGGGAACTGCGCTTTACTTGACGTGTAATGTCTGCTATTTGGAGCAGAAACACTAATGGCCATTAAGCACACTGGTAACCCGCTTTCCACATCCAAACCCCAGCTCCGCGTCCCAGCCTGGCCAACGGCTTTAACTTCTTTAATCGGAACTTCTGGAGCTTCGGGCAGCAGAGTCTGGTGGCAGTGCGTCCGCCCACCAAGCAGCCCCATCCGCCGAAGAAGTTCAGTCCCAAGGAGGAGAAGTCCGGCCAACGTAAGCTGACCAAGACCACTGGAAAA from Drosophila santomea strain STO CAGO 1482 chromosome 3R, Prin_Dsan_1.1, whole genome shotgun sequence includes:
- the LOC120450921 gene encoding N-alpha-acetyltransferase 80 isoform X1, with protein sequence MRYIKPEPYYEGLPPFNVSGSPFNVVPIHNYPELMKDTCALINAEWPRSETARMRSLEASCDSLPCSLVLTTEGMCRVIAHLKLSPINSKKKACFVESVVVDKRHRGQGFGKLIMKFAEDYCRVVLDLKTIYLSTIDQDGFYERIGYEYCAPITMYGPRHCELPSLQNAKKKYMKKVL
- the LOC120450921 gene encoding N-alpha-acetyltransferase 80 isoform X2, with translation MGLPPFNVSGSPFNVVPIHNYPELMKDTCALINAEWPRSETARMRSLEASCDSLPCSLVLTTEGMCRVIAHLKLSPINSKKKACFVESVVVDKRHRGQGFGKLIMKFAEDYCRVVLDLKTIYLSTIDQDGFYERIGYEYCAPITMYGPRHCELPSLQNAKKKYMKKVL
- the LOC120450920 gene encoding flavin reductase (NADPH) gives rise to the protein MQRIAIIGGTGMTGECAVDHALLKGLSVKLLYRSEKTVPERFKSKVELVKGDVTNYEDVQRVIEGVEAVAVILGTRNKLEATTELSRGTENLIKAMKEAKLTKFSIVMSSFLLRPLNEVPAVFHRLNEEHKRMLDLTKASDLDWIAILPPHIADEPATAYTVLHDEAPGRLVSKYDLGKFIIDSLEHPEHYRKVCGIGKSPKSA
- the LOC120450917 gene encoding formin-like protein 20 isoform X2, producing MQVSSDVFAHPPPAVRPPRHYADNVSINASLDGMKSSSSSNSLDRYVGAPPSVALAGPSFATSVLVSNKGSKYEISGPINFQHVSGDVTRDRTRNAFDLNADSNDKVLRKYMMERGITEADISDMRRQEVIKKIIHSNFTWMPPKSDHQAQPKVQDQDRPLLYATISTNNQITPPASPPPHPIANVSRPMEEPIYSNYASLTSRFVDISDMDLPAPTPAAPTHVRPTEVGTVIPVQVQPQQSIKPMVPPPPSAVMAKNTHGYPAAIDIRQVRPSAAPKVANETYATISPQRKVGSMRVAPPAPPKPTILPNTNSTISNGSPYAVSPVQYAFVAKPTPPAPPAKPTSRSSAAYMTPLPAQKTKINSAPVPVPPPPPQAALAGVPPPPPPPASAGVPPPPPPMPVLGAGGAPPPPAPPPSGMAGVPPPPPMQKSQPKAVPVASSGGDPRDAFLESIRQGVTLKKVDQKAATISGIKPRPERKPVTTDFLSELKLGITLRRVKNPADNPYSEESESQA
- the LOC120450917 gene encoding formin-like protein 20 isoform X1, with the protein product MEDYSYAYISEPVEFRQLEGNAIDFRKTFDLRGQGTDEMLQLYLRKANLSDDLDRLPAIMRRAYVYDIIRSAKAPGYWVPPSMQVSSDVFAHPPPAVRPPRHYADNVSINASLDGMKSSSSSNSLDRYVGAPPSVALAGPSFATSVLVSNKGSKYEISGPINFQHVSGDVTRDRTRNAFDLNADSNDKVLRKYMMERGITEADISDMRRQEVIKKIIHSNFTWMPPKSDHQAQPKVQDQDRPLLYATISTNNQITPPASPPPHPIANVSRPMEEPIYSNYASLTSRFVDISDMDLPAPTPAAPTHVRPTEVGTVIPVQVQPQQSIKPMVPPPPSAVMAKNTHGYPAAIDIRQVRPSAAPKVANETYATISPQRKVGSMRVAPPAPPKPTILPNTNSTISNGSPYAVSPVQYAFVAKPTPPAPPAKPTSRSSAAYMTPLPAQKTKINSAPVPVPPPPPQAALAGVPPPPPPPASAGVPPPPPPMPVLGAGGAPPPPAPPPSGMAGVPPPPPMQKSQPKAVPVASSGGDPRDAFLESIRQGVTLKKVDQKAATISGIKPRPERKPVTTDFLSELKLGITLRRVKNPADNPYSEESESQA